A stretch of the Serratia marcescens genome encodes the following:
- the uhpA gene encoding transcriptional regulator UhpA: protein MTLRVAFIDDHDIVRSGFVQLLSLEADIQVVGEFSSAAQARAGLPGLEAEICICDISMPDGSGLDLLADIPSGIRVVMLSMHDNPALVEMALDRGASGFLSKRCKPEDLITAVRTVAGGGVYLMPEIAQQLARVRVDPLTRREREIALLLAQGQEVREIAAALGLSPKTVHVHRANLFAKLGINNNVELARRMLNL from the coding sequence ATGACCCTGCGCGTGGCGTTTATCGACGATCATGACATTGTGCGTTCGGGCTTTGTGCAGCTGCTGTCGCTGGAGGCCGATATTCAGGTGGTGGGCGAGTTCAGCAGCGCGGCGCAGGCGCGCGCCGGCCTGCCGGGGCTGGAGGCGGAAATCTGCATCTGCGACATTTCGATGCCGGACGGCAGCGGGCTGGATCTGCTGGCGGACATTCCCTCCGGCATCCGCGTGGTGATGCTGTCGATGCACGATAACCCGGCGCTGGTGGAAATGGCGCTGGATCGCGGCGCCAGCGGCTTCCTCTCCAAGCGCTGCAAGCCGGAAGATCTGATCACCGCGGTGCGCACCGTCGCGGGCGGCGGCGTCTACCTGATGCCGGAAATCGCGCAGCAGCTGGCGCGGGTGAGGGTCGATCCGTTGACCCGCCGCGAGCGCGAGATCGCGCTATTGCTGGCGCAGGGCCAGGAGGTGCGCGAGATCGCCGCCGCCTTGGGGCTGTCGCCGAAGACGGTGCATGTGCACCGTGCCAATCTGTTCGCCAAGCTGGGCATCAACAACAACGTCGAGCTGGCCAGACGGATGCTGAACCTGTGA
- the dppB gene encoding dipeptide ABC transporter permease DppB gives MLQFILRRLGLVIPTFIGITLLTFAFVHMIPGDPVTIMAGERGISAERHAQLMAEMGLDKPLYQQYFSYVSNVLHGDLGTSLKSRISVWSEFVPRFQATLELGFCAMLFAVLVGIPVGVLAAVKRGSVFDHTAVGISLTGYSMPIFWWGMMLIMLVSVQLNLTPVSGRISDTVFLDDSQPLTGFMLIDTLIWGEQGDFIDAVMHMILPAIVLGTIPLAVIVRMTRSSMLEVLGEDYIRTARAKGVSRMRVIVVHALRNALLPVVTVIGLQVGTMLAGAILTETIFSWPGLGRWLIDALQRRDYPVVQGGVLLVACMIILVNLLVDVLYGVVNPRIRHKK, from the coding sequence ATGTTGCAGTTCATACTCCGACGTTTGGGGTTAGTTATCCCAACGTTTATCGGCATTACATTGCTGACTTTTGCATTCGTCCATATGATCCCCGGCGACCCGGTGACCATCATGGCCGGGGAACGCGGTATCTCCGCCGAGCGCCACGCGCAGCTGATGGCGGAAATGGGGCTGGACAAGCCGCTCTATCAACAATATTTCTCCTATGTGTCCAACGTGCTGCACGGCGATCTGGGCACCTCACTCAAAAGCCGCATCTCCGTCTGGAGCGAGTTCGTTCCGCGCTTTCAGGCCACGCTGGAGCTGGGCTTCTGCGCGATGCTTTTCGCGGTGCTGGTAGGCATCCCGGTCGGAGTGCTGGCGGCGGTCAAACGCGGCTCGGTCTTCGATCATACCGCGGTGGGCATCTCGCTGACCGGCTATTCGATGCCGATTTTCTGGTGGGGCATGATGCTGATCATGCTGGTGTCGGTGCAGCTTAACCTGACGCCGGTGTCGGGGCGCATCAGCGACACGGTATTCCTCGACGACAGCCAGCCGCTGACCGGCTTTATGCTGATAGACACCCTGATCTGGGGCGAGCAGGGCGACTTTATCGACGCGGTGATGCACATGATCCTGCCGGCCATCGTACTGGGCACCATTCCGCTGGCGGTGATCGTGCGCATGACCCGCTCCTCGATGCTGGAGGTGTTGGGTGAAGACTACATCCGCACCGCCCGCGCCAAGGGCGTGAGCCGCATGCGGGTGATCGTCGTTCACGCGCTGCGCAACGCGCTGCTGCCGGTAGTGACGGTGATCGGGCTGCAGGTCGGCACCATGCTGGCCGGCGCCATTCTGACCGAAACCATCTTCTCCTGGCCGGGACTGGGCCGCTGGCTGATCGACGCGCTGCAGCGCCGCGATTACCCGGTGGTGCAGGGCGGGGTGTTGCTGGTCGCCTGTATGATCATTCTGGTTAACCTGCTGGTAGACGTGCTCTACGGCGTGGTCAACCCGCGTATTCGCCACAAGAAATAA
- the uhpB gene encoding signal transduction histidine-protein kinase/phosphatase UhpB: MTQRLITQLALFFIYAASAFCLWGIGTALIDPPWQALLLFPFGLRMGILLQSPYRFWPGILLADLLLMALLADQFGYGPALWASVAVLVLTVLLSLLASPWLLRHQQSDSEWRWPLLQGAVVAAAALLQALVWQLVSGEGARALLLGLTGGFTIAPTCLLLWHYLARQIWVPLEPGLIHKPVELRLGHLASYLLLFAFSIWLQQQVNAAELRRFAPFCLAIPIVFMSYRYGWQGALLATLLNGVALMVNEPPQPESHRDLLLSLLAQSLTGLLLGAGIQRQRELNQQLRLRLAENRQLARALVTAEEQTRREVARELHDEVGQTITVIRTQASIVKRLAPEPAVIGCADTIDALALRVYDGVHDVLTQLWPAALNNLPLSAAVAAMLRESLPQDASLVSSLQWQVPDELLDETLKITLYRVCQEGVTNVCRHAGASRLELDARLQPRKGAAPLIALTIRDNGVGFEAENHQPGYGLRGMQERISALGGSLRFTAERGACLSVILPTVSPAQAQN, translated from the coding sequence GTGACGCAGCGCCTGATCACCCAGCTGGCGCTGTTTTTCATCTACGCCGCCAGCGCGTTTTGCCTGTGGGGCATCGGCACCGCGCTGATCGACCCGCCCTGGCAGGCGCTGCTGCTGTTCCCGTTCGGCCTGCGCATGGGCATTTTGCTGCAGAGCCCGTACCGTTTTTGGCCGGGGATCCTGCTGGCCGATCTGCTGCTGATGGCGTTGCTGGCGGATCAGTTCGGTTACGGCCCGGCGCTGTGGGCGTCGGTGGCGGTGCTGGTGTTGACGGTGCTGCTCAGCCTGCTGGCCTCGCCGTGGCTGTTGCGCCATCAACAGAGCGACAGCGAATGGCGTTGGCCGCTGTTGCAGGGCGCGGTGGTCGCCGCCGCCGCCTTGCTGCAGGCGTTGGTATGGCAGCTGGTGAGCGGCGAAGGCGCCCGCGCGCTGCTGCTCGGCCTGACCGGCGGTTTCACCATCGCGCCGACCTGCCTGCTGTTGTGGCACTATCTGGCGCGCCAAATCTGGGTGCCGCTGGAACCGGGGCTGATCCACAAGCCGGTGGAGCTGCGTTTGGGCCACCTGGCCAGCTATCTGCTGCTGTTTGCGTTCAGCATCTGGCTGCAGCAACAGGTGAACGCCGCCGAGCTGCGGCGTTTCGCGCCGTTCTGCCTGGCCATTCCTATCGTGTTCATGTCTTACCGCTATGGCTGGCAGGGCGCGCTGTTGGCGACGCTGCTCAACGGCGTGGCGCTGATGGTCAACGAGCCGCCGCAGCCGGAGTCGCACCGCGATCTGCTGTTGTCGCTGTTGGCCCAAAGCCTGACCGGGCTGCTGCTGGGCGCCGGCATTCAGCGCCAGCGCGAACTGAATCAACAGCTGCGGCTGCGGCTGGCGGAGAATCGGCAGCTGGCGCGGGCGCTGGTGACGGCGGAGGAGCAAACCCGGCGCGAGGTGGCGCGCGAGCTGCACGATGAAGTGGGGCAGACCATCACCGTGATCCGCACCCAGGCCAGCATCGTCAAGCGCCTGGCGCCGGAACCGGCGGTGATCGGCTGCGCCGACACCATCGATGCGTTGGCGCTGCGGGTCTACGACGGGGTGCACGACGTGCTCACCCAGCTGTGGCCGGCGGCGCTGAATAACCTGCCGCTGTCGGCGGCGGTGGCGGCGATGCTGCGGGAGTCGCTGCCGCAGGACGCATCGCTGGTGAGCAGCCTGCAATGGCAGGTGCCGGACGAGCTGCTGGATGAAACGTTGAAAATCACGCTGTACCGGGTGTGCCAGGAGGGGGTGACCAATGTGTGCCGCCACGCCGGCGCCAGCCGCCTGGAGCTGGACGCGCGCCTGCAGCCGCGCAAAGGCGCCGCGCCGCTGATCGCCCTGACCATCCGCGACAACGGCGTGGGCTTCGAGGCGGAAAACCATCAGCCGGGGTACGGCCTGCGCGGCATGCAGGAGCGCATCAGCGCCCTCGGCGGCAGCCTGCGGTTCACCGCTGAACGGGGCGCCTGTTTGAGTGTGATCTTGCCCACAGTTTCACCGGCGCAAGCGCAAAACTAG
- a CDS encoding MFS transporter: MWSFLKSRSDAPQVTDQRQIDASYKYWRIQLMCTMYIGYAAFYFTRKSFNFIMPAMLSDLGLTMSDVGILGTLFYITYGCSKFISGMISDRSNPRYFMGLGLIMTGVLNIFFGLSSSLLMLGTLWILNAFFQGWGWPPCSKILTSWYSRSERGGWWAIWNTSHNVGGALIPLLVGFISLHFSWRYGMIIPGIIGVVLGLLMCWRLRDKPSTLGLPSVGKWRNDAMELVQESEGQGLSNREIIKRYVLTNKYIWLLAVSYVLVYIVRTAINDWGNLYLTQEKGYSLMTANSAISLFEVGGFIGSLVAGWGSDKLFRGNRGPMNLIFAIGIFLSVAALWLMPGVTYLLQACCFFAIGFFIFGPQMLIGMAAAECSHKDAAGAATGFVGLFAYLGAALSGYPIARVMEIWHWNGFFVVISIAACLSALFLLPFLRAQTPALKPANA, from the coding sequence ATGTGGTCTTTCCTTAAAAGCCGCTCGGACGCGCCGCAGGTCACCGATCAACGGCAGATCGACGCCAGCTACAAATATTGGCGCATCCAGCTGATGTGCACCATGTACATCGGCTACGCCGCGTTTTACTTCACGCGCAAAAGCTTCAACTTCATCATGCCGGCGATGCTGAGCGATCTGGGCCTGACGATGTCCGACGTCGGCATCCTCGGCACGTTGTTCTACATCACCTACGGCTGCTCGAAATTCATTTCCGGCATGATCAGCGATCGCTCCAATCCGCGTTACTTTATGGGGCTGGGCCTGATCATGACCGGGGTGCTGAATATCTTCTTCGGCCTCAGCTCGTCGCTGCTGATGCTGGGCACGCTGTGGATCCTCAACGCCTTCTTCCAGGGCTGGGGCTGGCCGCCGTGCTCCAAAATCCTCACCAGTTGGTATTCGCGCTCCGAGCGTGGCGGCTGGTGGGCGATCTGGAACACCTCGCACAACGTCGGCGGCGCGCTGATCCCGCTGCTGGTGGGCTTTATCTCGCTGCACTTCAGCTGGCGTTACGGCATGATCATTCCCGGCATCATCGGCGTGGTGTTGGGGCTGCTGATGTGCTGGCGCCTGCGCGATAAGCCATCCACCTTGGGGCTGCCGAGCGTCGGCAAATGGCGCAACGACGCCATGGAGCTGGTGCAGGAATCGGAAGGCCAGGGGCTGAGCAACCGCGAGATCATCAAACGCTACGTGCTGACCAACAAGTACATCTGGCTGCTGGCGGTCTCTTACGTGCTGGTGTACATCGTGCGCACCGCGATCAACGACTGGGGCAACCTCTACCTGACGCAGGAAAAGGGCTATTCGCTGATGACCGCCAACTCGGCCATTTCGCTGTTTGAAGTGGGCGGTTTTATCGGTTCGCTGGTGGCCGGTTGGGGCTCCGACAAACTGTTCCGCGGCAACCGTGGCCCGATGAACCTGATCTTCGCCATCGGTATCTTCCTGTCGGTGGCGGCGCTGTGGCTGATGCCCGGCGTGACCTACCTGCTGCAGGCCTGCTGCTTCTTCGCCATCGGTTTCTTCATCTTCGGCCCGCAGATGCTGATCGGCATGGCGGCGGCGGAGTGCTCGCACAAGGATGCGGCGGGCGCGGCGACCGGTTTCGTCGGCCTGTTCGCCTACCTGGGCGCGGCGCTGTCCGGCTACCCGATTGCGCGGGTGATGGAGATCTGGCACTGGAACGGTTTCTTCGTGGTGATTTCCATCGCCGCCTGCCTGTCGGCGCTGTTCCTGCTGCCGTTCCTGCGTGCGCAGACGCCGGCGCTGAAACCGGCCAACGCCTGA
- the dppA gene encoding dipeptide ABC transporter periplasmic-binding protein DppA: MTRSLGKSGILKFGIGLIALTVAASVQAKTLVYCSEGSPEGFNPQLFTSGTTYDASSVPIYNRLVEFKIGTTELQPGLAEKWDVSEDGKTYTFHLRKGVKWQSNKDFKPTRDFNADDVVFSFERQLDANNAYHKVSGGSYEYFEGMDMPKLIAKIEKVDDNTVRFVLNRPEAPFLADLGMDFASILSAEYADVMMKAGTPEKVDLNPIGTGPFQLLQYQKDSKILYKAFDGFWGTKPKIDRLVFSITPDASVRYAKLQKNECQVMPYPNPADIARMKQDKSINLMEQPGLNVGYLSFNVEKKPLDNLKVRQALTMAVNKQAIIDAVYQGAGQAAKNLIPPTMWGYNDAVQDYAYDPAKAKALLKEAGMADGFSIDLWAMPVQRPYNPNARRMAEMIQADWAKIGVKAKIVTYEWGEYLKRAKAGEHQTVMMGWTGDNGDPDNFFATLFSCAAAKDGSNYSRWCYKPFEDLIQPARAESNHDKRIELYKQAQVVMHDQAPALIVAHSTVYEPVRKEVKGYVVDPLGKHHFENVSVD, encoded by the coding sequence ATGACACGTTCCTTGGGTAAATCGGGGATTCTGAAATTCGGTATTGGGCTGATCGCGTTGACCGTAGCGGCCAGCGTACAGGCCAAGACGTTGGTTTACTGTTCTGAAGGTTCCCCGGAAGGGTTCAACCCGCAGCTGTTTACCTCCGGCACCACCTATGACGCCAGCTCGGTACCGATCTACAACCGCCTGGTCGAATTCAAAATCGGCACCACCGAACTGCAGCCGGGCCTGGCTGAGAAGTGGGACGTCAGCGAAGACGGCAAAACCTACACCTTCCACCTGCGCAAAGGCGTGAAGTGGCAGAGCAACAAAGACTTCAAACCGACGCGCGATTTCAACGCCGACGACGTGGTGTTCTCCTTTGAGCGCCAGTTGGATGCGAACAACGCTTACCACAAAGTGTCCGGCGGCAGCTACGAATACTTTGAAGGCATGGACATGCCTAAGCTGATCGCCAAGATTGAAAAAGTGGACGACAACACCGTGCGCTTCGTGCTGAACCGCCCGGAGGCGCCGTTCCTGGCTGACCTGGGTATGGACTTCGCGTCCATCCTGTCCGCCGAATACGCCGACGTGATGATGAAAGCCGGCACGCCGGAGAAAGTCGACCTGAACCCGATCGGCACCGGCCCGTTCCAGCTGCTGCAATACCAGAAAGACTCCAAGATCCTGTACAAGGCATTCGACGGTTTCTGGGGCACCAAGCCGAAGATCGATCGCCTGGTGTTCTCCATCACGCCTGACGCCTCCGTGCGCTACGCCAAACTGCAGAAAAATGAATGCCAGGTGATGCCGTACCCGAACCCGGCCGATATCGCCCGCATGAAGCAAGACAAGTCCATCAACCTGATGGAACAGCCGGGCCTGAACGTGGGCTACCTGTCGTTCAACGTCGAGAAAAAGCCGCTGGATAACCTGAAGGTGCGCCAGGCGTTGACCATGGCGGTCAACAAGCAGGCGATCATCGACGCGGTTTATCAGGGCGCGGGCCAGGCGGCCAAGAACCTGATCCCGCCGACCATGTGGGGCTATAACGACGCGGTGCAGGATTACGCTTACGATCCGGCCAAGGCGAAAGCACTGCTGAAAGAAGCGGGCATGGCCGACGGTTTCAGCATCGACCTGTGGGCGATGCCGGTACAGCGCCCATACAACCCGAACGCGCGCCGCATGGCGGAAATGATCCAGGCCGACTGGGCCAAGATCGGCGTGAAAGCCAAAATCGTGACCTATGAGTGGGGTGAATACCTCAAGCGCGCCAAAGCGGGCGAGCATCAGACGGTGATGATGGGCTGGACCGGCGACAACGGGGATCCGGATAACTTCTTCGCCACGCTGTTCAGCTGCGCGGCGGCGAAAGACGGCTCCAACTACTCCCGCTGGTGCTACAAGCCGTTTGAAGATCTGATTCAACCGGCGCGCGCCGAATCCAACCACGACAAGCGTATCGAACTGTACAAGCAGGCGCAGGTGGTGATGCACGATCAGGCTCCGGCTCTGATTGTCGCACACTCCACCGTGTACGAGCCTGTGCGTAAGGAAGTGAAAGGCTACGTCGTGGATCCACTCGGTAAGCATCACTTCGAGAATGTCTCTGTAGACTGA
- the eptB gene encoding kdo(2)-lipid A phosphoethanolamine 7''-transferase, with the protein MNKVKSLSQQNLSLLLAIYIGIFLNLSVFYRRFDSLAHGIQGIKLISAVTEVIAIVLFTFFIMRLVSLGGRLFYRIVASLLVLISVAASYYMTFFNVVIGYGIVVSVMTTDIDLSKEVVGLHFVLWMVALSALPLLLIWKNGLRYTLIEQLKTPGHRIKPLLVLLAVVALVWLPLRMLDDEQSVQEKLSNVDLPSYGGVVAHSYLPSNWLSALGLFAYTRYDESQDQSTMFDPGKHFTYVPPADIDDTYVVFIIGETTRWDHMGMLGYERDTTPRLSKEKNLVAFRGESCDTATKLSLRCMFVREGGTEDNPQRTLKEQNVFAVLKDLGFSSELFAMQSEVWFYNNTEVNNYSFREMIASEKRNDGKAVDDMLLVDEMKESLARYPKGKHLVILHTKGSHYLYSQRYPRSYARYQPECMGVDDSCTKAQLINAFDNTVLYTDSFISNVIDQVRDKKAIVFYAADHGESIGENTHLHGTPREMAPPEQFRVPMIVWASDKFLENPQHLSAFEQLQAQQRIGKTHRHVELFDTILGCLGYTSPDGGIVDKNNWCHLPQDKTAPARL; encoded by the coding sequence ATGAACAAAGTTAAATCGCTATCACAGCAGAATTTATCGTTATTGTTAGCGATCTATATCGGCATATTTCTAAACCTGTCCGTTTTCTATCGCCGTTTTGATTCGCTGGCGCACGGCATTCAGGGCATTAAGCTTATTTCGGCGGTGACGGAAGTCATCGCTATCGTCCTGTTTACGTTCTTCATCATGCGGCTGGTATCGCTCGGCGGCCGGCTGTTTTATCGCATCGTCGCCTCGCTGCTGGTGTTGATTTCTGTTGCCGCCAGCTACTACATGACGTTTTTCAACGTGGTGATCGGTTACGGTATCGTGGTGTCGGTGATGACCACCGACATCGATCTGTCGAAAGAGGTGGTTGGTCTGCATTTCGTGCTGTGGATGGTGGCGCTCAGCGCCTTGCCGCTGCTGCTGATCTGGAAAAACGGCCTGCGTTACACCCTGATCGAACAGCTGAAAACCCCTGGTCATCGCATCAAGCCGCTGCTGGTCTTGCTGGCGGTGGTGGCACTGGTCTGGCTGCCGCTGCGCATGCTGGACGACGAGCAAAGCGTGCAAGAGAAGCTCTCCAACGTCGATCTGCCGAGCTACGGCGGCGTGGTGGCGCACTCGTATCTGCCGTCCAACTGGCTGTCGGCGCTAGGGCTGTTTGCCTACACCCGTTATGACGAAAGTCAGGACCAGAGCACGATGTTCGATCCGGGCAAACACTTCACTTACGTACCGCCGGCGGATATCGACGATACCTACGTGGTGTTCATCATCGGCGAGACCACGCGCTGGGATCATATGGGCATGCTGGGCTATGAGCGCGATACTACGCCGCGGCTGTCTAAAGAGAAGAATCTGGTGGCGTTTCGCGGCGAGTCGTGCGACACCGCCACCAAGCTGTCGCTGCGCTGTATGTTCGTGCGCGAAGGCGGCACCGAAGATAATCCGCAGCGCACGTTGAAAGAGCAGAACGTGTTCGCGGTGCTGAAGGATCTGGGCTTCTCTTCCGAGCTGTTCGCCATGCAGAGCGAGGTGTGGTTCTACAACAACACCGAGGTGAACAACTATTCGTTCCGCGAGATGATCGCGTCCGAGAAGCGCAACGACGGCAAGGCGGTCGACGATATGCTGTTGGTGGATGAAATGAAGGAGTCGCTGGCGCGCTATCCGAAGGGCAAGCACCTGGTGATCCTGCATACCAAAGGCTCGCACTACCTGTACTCGCAGCGTTATCCGCGCAGCTATGCGCGCTATCAGCCGGAGTGTATGGGGGTGGATGATTCCTGCACCAAGGCGCAGCTGATCAATGCGTTCGACAATACGGTGCTGTATACCGACAGCTTTATCAGTAATGTGATCGACCAGGTGCGCGACAAGAAGGCGATCGTGTTCTATGCCGCCGATCACGGCGAATCGATCGGCGAGAACACGCACCTGCATGGTACGCCGCGCGAAATGGCGCCGCCGGAGCAGTTCCGCGTGCCGATGATCGTATGGGCGTCGGACAAGTTCCTCGAGAACCCGCAGCACCTCAGCGCCTTTGAGCAACTGCAGGCGCAGCAACGCATCGGCAAAACGCATCGCCACGTCGAGCTGTTTGACACTATCCTCGGCTGTCTCGGCTACACGTCTCCCGATGGTGGCATCGTGGATAAAAACAACTGGTGCCATCTGCCGCAGGATAAAACGGCGCCTGCCCGCCTGTAA
- a CDS encoding glycosyl hydrolase family 18 protein, translating into MRKFNKPLLALLIGSTLCSAAQAAAPGKPTIAWGNTKFAIVEVDQAATAYNNLVKVKNAADVSVSWNLWNGDTGTTAKILLNGKEAWSGPSTGSSGTANFKVNKGGRYQMQVALCNADGCTASDATEIVVADTDGSHLAPLKEPLLEKNKPYKQNSGKVVGSYFVEWGVYGRNFTVDKIPAQNLTHLLYGFIPICGGNGINDSLKEIEGSFQALQRSCQGREDFKVSIHDPFAALQKAQKGVTAWDDPYKGNFGQLMALKQAHPDLKILPSIGGWTLSDPFFFMGDKVKRDRFVGSVKEFLQTWKFFDGVDIDWEFPGGNGANPNLGSPQDGETYVLLMKELRAMLDQLSAETGRKYELTSAISAGKDKIDKVAYNVAQNSMDHIFLMSYDFYGAFDLKNLGHQTALNAPAWKPDTAYTTVNGVNALLTQGVKPGKIVVGTAMYGRGWTGVNGYQNNIPFTGTATGPVKGTWENGIVDYRQIASQFMSGEWQYTYDATAEAPYVFKPSTGDLITFDDVRSVQAKGKYVLDKQLGGLFSWEIDADNGDILNSMNASLGNSAGVQ; encoded by the coding sequence ATGCGCAAATTTAATAAACCGCTGTTGGCGCTGTTGATCGGCAGCACGCTGTGTTCCGCGGCGCAGGCCGCTGCGCCGGGCAAGCCGACCATCGCCTGGGGCAACACCAAGTTCGCCATCGTCGAAGTCGATCAGGCGGCCACCGCTTATAATAATCTGGTGAAGGTAAAAAATGCCGCCGACGTTTCGGTATCCTGGAATTTATGGAATGGCGACACCGGCACGACGGCAAAAATTTTATTAAATGGCAAAGAGGCGTGGAGTGGTCCTTCAACCGGTTCTTCCGGTACGGCGAATTTTAAAGTCAATAAAGGCGGCCGTTATCAAATGCAGGTGGCACTGTGCAATGCCGACGGCTGCACCGCCAGCGACGCCACCGAAATTGTGGTGGCCGACACCGACGGCAGCCATTTGGCGCCGTTGAAAGAGCCGCTGCTGGAAAAGAATAAACCGTATAAACAGAACTCCGGCAAAGTGGTCGGTTCTTATTTCGTCGAGTGGGGCGTTTACGGGCGCAATTTCACCGTCGACAAGATCCCGGCGCAAAACCTGACCCACCTGCTGTACGGCTTTATCCCGATCTGCGGCGGCAACGGCATCAACGACAGCCTGAAAGAGATCGAAGGCAGCTTCCAGGCATTGCAGCGCTCCTGCCAGGGCCGCGAGGACTTCAAAGTCTCGATCCACGATCCGTTCGCCGCGCTGCAAAAAGCGCAGAAGGGCGTGACCGCCTGGGATGACCCCTACAAGGGCAACTTCGGCCAGCTGATGGCGCTGAAGCAGGCGCATCCTGACCTGAAAATCCTGCCGTCGATCGGCGGCTGGACGCTGTCCGACCCGTTCTTCTTCATGGGCGACAAGGTGAAGCGCGATCGCTTCGTCGGTTCGGTGAAAGAGTTCCTGCAGACCTGGAAGTTCTTCGATGGCGTGGATATCGACTGGGAGTTCCCGGGCGGCAACGGCGCCAACCCGAACCTGGGCAGCCCGCAGGACGGGGAAACCTATGTGCTGTTGATGAAGGAGCTGCGGGCGATGCTGGATCAGCTGTCGGCGGAAACCGGCCGCAAGTATGAGCTGACCTCCGCCATCAGCGCCGGTAAGGACAAGATCGACAAGGTGGCTTACAACGTCGCGCAGAACTCGATGGATCACATCTTCCTGATGAGCTACGACTTCTATGGCGCCTTCGATCTGAAGAACCTGGGGCATCAGACCGCGCTGAATGCGCCGGCCTGGAAACCGGACACCGCCTACACCACGGTGAACGGCGTGAATGCGCTGCTGACGCAGGGCGTCAAGCCGGGCAAAATCGTCGTCGGCACCGCCATGTATGGCCGTGGCTGGACCGGGGTGAACGGCTACCAGAACAACATTCCGTTCACCGGCACCGCCACCGGGCCGGTTAAAGGCACCTGGGAGAACGGCATCGTGGACTACCGCCAAATCGCCAGCCAGTTCATGAGCGGCGAGTGGCAGTACACCTACGACGCCACGGCGGAAGCGCCTTACGTGTTCAAACCGTCCACCGGCGATCTGATCACCTTCGACGATGTCCGCTCGGTGCAGGCCAAAGGCAAGTACGTGTTGGATAAGCAGTTGGGCGGCCTGTTCTCCTGGGAGATCGACGCGGACAACGGCGATATTCTCAACAGCATGAACGCCAGCCTGGGTAACAGCGCCGGCGTTCAATAA
- the dppC gene encoding dipeptide ABC transporter permease DppC produces MSQITESAVKGAPKPMTPFQEFWHYFKRNKGAVVGLVYIVLMLVIALGAGVLAPHAPADQFRDALLKPPVWQEGGSWQYLLGTDDVGRDVLSRLMYGARLSLLVGCLVVVLSLIMGVIFGLLAGYFGGVVDAIIMRVVDIMLALPSLLLALVLVAVFGPSIVNASLALTFVALPHYVRLTRAAVLVEVNRDYVTASRVAGAGALRQMFVNILPNCLAPLIVQASLGFSNAILDMAALGFLGMGAQPPTPEWGTMLSDVLQFAQSAWWVVTFPGVAILLTVLAFNLMGDGLRDALDPKLKQ; encoded by the coding sequence ATGTCTCAAATCACTGAGTCTGCAGTTAAAGGTGCGCCGAAGCCGATGACCCCGTTTCAGGAGTTCTGGCACTATTTCAAGCGCAATAAAGGGGCCGTGGTCGGCCTGGTGTATATCGTTCTGATGCTGGTGATCGCGCTCGGCGCCGGGGTGCTGGCGCCGCATGCGCCGGCGGACCAGTTCCGCGACGCGCTGCTCAAGCCGCCGGTGTGGCAAGAGGGCGGCAGCTGGCAATATCTTCTCGGCACCGACGACGTGGGCCGCGACGTGCTGTCGCGCCTGATGTACGGTGCGCGCCTGTCGCTGCTGGTCGGCTGCCTGGTGGTGGTGCTGTCGCTGATCATGGGCGTGATATTCGGCCTGCTGGCCGGTTACTTCGGCGGCGTGGTGGACGCGATTATCATGCGCGTCGTCGACATCATGCTGGCCCTGCCGAGCCTGCTGCTGGCGCTGGTGCTGGTGGCGGTGTTCGGGCCGTCGATCGTCAACGCCTCGCTGGCGCTGACCTTCGTCGCCCTGCCGCACTATGTGCGTCTGACGCGCGCAGCGGTGCTGGTGGAGGTGAACCGCGACTACGTCACCGCTTCGCGGGTGGCGGGTGCCGGCGCGCTGCGCCAGATGTTCGTCAATATTCTGCCTAACTGCCTGGCGCCTTTGATCGTGCAGGCTTCTCTCGGTTTCTCGAACGCCATTCTGGACATGGCCGCTCTCGGCTTTCTGGGCATGGGCGCGCAGCCGCCGACGCCGGAGTGGGGCACCATGCTCTCCGACGTGCTGCAGTTCGCGCAAAGCGCCTGGTGGGTGGTGACCTTCCCCGGCGTGGCGATCCTGCTGACGGTGCTGGCATTCAACCTGATGGGGGACGGTTTGCGTGACGCTCTCGACCCCAAACTCAAGCAGTAA